In Ignavibacteriota bacterium, a single genomic region encodes these proteins:
- a CDS encoding BamA/TamA family outer membrane protein — protein MLFLPLCLLPIAAVLAFSAPPDSSRTSTTFTPDLSVSAGGSHRLLFGDLWRDVWTLPVTVPVIRAFPLQHPPADETVSAIRGMRGYQVDDRSRIVFTPMVKPVEAGFNREFQRLYAPGVLADLRAMAHPYARLLAGPFLDAAGVLHLHSRFVVLQEEGQGGAGGGAGEGGFVAALPSTPLIDSYELLRRLERGGAGQVDPAAFLAARLLGLYLGDWEEGLDAWGWTSAGDGRYVPVLLDPSHAFTRFDGIIPRAGTFFLTSVDSWDGGLPSVGRVLWTGRHLDRWLLSPLEKRSWDSVTAVTASRLTDSVIEASIRVLPEEVRKRFGTTLAADMKSRRDRFPRMAEEFYRMNVRVVDLHGTDGSELAEITRIDDERVRVCIRAASARDNDDPTVLSDRVFMSAETDEIRILLKGGDDRIVVRGHVASSIPVRVAGGQGNDEITDSSSVSGYLFGIIPFIGDAENCTYVYDGPGTVVHESDGTVFRAVDPAPPANDTVRFAPEREDRGYAQTWTGMFDWNSEFGPMIGVGPTLTYFDHDTRPFISQMSLLGGIAPFAGVGRLVMQAEWRGLIRNTAFLFDATATGFEVLTYFGRGNESVTSRSPNDPYYRVRQTQVRLEPALRWPADGPLTLTVQSGFRIVITGKGEHKYVTDEKPYGIADMALASVSGSMRWDTRDDDVHPFSGAYCDISGMFVPKAFSVGAPYGRLRGDARFFVTTGGPAPVTLSLRVLGVRSWGKVPYYDAATIGSSTAMRGYQQGRFAGASSLAGIVETRVRLGRIDIITPVMYGVFGFAETGRVFEPGEESGVWHPSFGGGVWAAPWRRDATLTASIGVSKESVMLYGAVGFGF, from the coding sequence GTGCTGTTCCTTCCGTTGTGCCTTCTTCCCATTGCCGCTGTCCTTGCCTTCTCCGCACCCCCGGATTCCTCCCGTACATCAACAACCTTCACGCCCGATCTTTCCGTCTCCGCCGGCGGATCGCACCGGCTCCTGTTCGGTGACCTGTGGCGCGATGTATGGACACTCCCGGTGACCGTTCCTGTGATCAGGGCCTTTCCGTTGCAGCACCCCCCGGCGGATGAGACCGTCTCCGCGATCCGGGGGATGCGTGGGTATCAGGTGGACGATCGGTCACGGATCGTATTCACACCGATGGTGAAGCCGGTGGAGGCCGGTTTCAATCGTGAGTTCCAGCGACTCTATGCCCCGGGTGTGCTTGCTGATCTCAGAGCAATGGCGCACCCCTATGCCCGGCTTCTGGCAGGTCCGTTTCTGGATGCCGCCGGGGTGCTGCATCTGCATTCCCGATTCGTTGTCCTCCAGGAAGAAGGCCAGGGTGGCGCCGGAGGGGGGGCGGGGGAAGGCGGGTTCGTGGCTGCATTGCCATCCACTCCGTTGATCGATTCCTACGAACTCCTCAGGCGGCTGGAACGGGGTGGGGCCGGACAGGTGGATCCTGCGGCATTCCTTGCGGCAAGACTTCTGGGTTTGTATCTTGGCGATTGGGAGGAAGGCCTGGATGCCTGGGGCTGGACGTCCGCGGGTGACGGACGCTATGTTCCTGTGCTCCTGGATCCTTCGCATGCTTTCACGCGCTTCGATGGCATCATCCCCCGGGCGGGAACGTTCTTTCTTACTTCTGTGGATTCGTGGGATGGCGGGCTCCCATCTGTCGGGAGGGTGCTCTGGACCGGTCGGCATCTGGACCGCTGGCTCTTGTCCCCGCTGGAGAAGAGATCATGGGATTCTGTGACGGCCGTCACAGCCTCGCGACTCACGGATTCTGTCATTGAAGCATCCATCCGGGTACTACCAGAAGAGGTCAGGAAGCGTTTCGGGACGACCCTCGCCGCAGACATGAAGTCGCGTCGGGACCGGTTCCCGCGTATGGCAGAAGAATTTTACCGCATGAACGTCAGGGTCGTCGACCTTCATGGGACCGACGGGTCCGAACTCGCAGAGATCACCCGGATCGACGACGAGCGCGTCCGTGTTTGCATCCGCGCTGCCAGCGCCCGTGACAACGACGATCCCACGGTCCTCTCCGATCGTGTGTTCATGTCTGCAGAGACCGACGAGATCCGCATCCTCCTGAAAGGCGGCGATGACCGTATCGTCGTTCGCGGACACGTCGCTTCGTCCATCCCGGTCCGCGTGGCCGGCGGGCAGGGCAATGATGAGATCACCGATTCATCGTCGGTGAGCGGATATCTCTTCGGCATCATCCCGTTCATCGGCGATGCCGAGAACTGCACGTACGTGTACGATGGGCCGGGGACCGTCGTGCACGAAAGCGATGGGACCGTTTTTCGTGCCGTTGATCCGGCGCCTCCCGCGAACGACACCGTGCGCTTCGCTCCTGAGCGCGAGGACCGCGGGTATGCGCAGACATGGACCGGGATGTTCGATTGGAACTCGGAGTTCGGGCCGATGATCGGGGTGGGTCCGACCCTGACGTACTTTGATCACGATACGCGTCCGTTCATTTCGCAGATGTCCTTGCTTGGCGGGATCGCTCCTTTCGCCGGGGTCGGACGTCTCGTGATGCAGGCGGAATGGCGGGGGCTGATACGCAATACGGCGTTCCTTTTCGATGCCACCGCGACGGGATTCGAGGTTCTCACCTACTTCGGGCGCGGGAATGAAAGCGTCACGAGCAGGAGTCCCAATGATCCGTACTACCGTGTGCGCCAGACACAAGTACGGCTGGAGCCTGCGTTGCGGTGGCCGGCGGACGGGCCGTTGACGTTGACCGTGCAGAGTGGTTTCCGCATCGTCATCACGGGTAAGGGCGAACACAAGTATGTGACGGACGAAAAGCCATACGGCATCGCCGATATGGCGCTCGCATCCGTGAGTGGGAGTATGCGATGGGACACCCGGGACGATGACGTGCATCCGTTCAGCGGGGCGTACTGTGATATCAGCGGGATGTTCGTGCCGAAGGCCTTCAGTGTCGGTGCGCCGTACGGGCGCCTGAGGGGCGATGCGCGGTTCTTTGTCACGACCGGCGGGCCGGCGCCCGTGACGCTCTCGTTGCGTGTGCTGGGGGTCAGGTCGTGGGGCAAGGTGCCGTACTACGATGCGGCGACGATCGGGAGCAGCACGGCGATGCGCGGCTATCAGCAGGGGAGATTCGCGGGCGCTTCATCGCTCGCGGGCATCGTCGAAACCCGGGTGCGGCTCGGTCGGATCGATATCATCACTCCGGTGATGTACGGCGTCTTCGGGTTTGCGGAGACAGGACGGGTGTTCGAACCGGGCGAGGAATCGGGGGTGTGGCATCCGTCGTTCGGTGGAGGCGTGTGGGCTGCTCCGTGGAGGCGCGATGCGACCCTCACTGCAAGCATCGGGGTTTCAAAAGAAAGCGTGATGCTGTATGGGGCGGTGGGGTTCGGGTTTTAA
- a CDS encoding DUF1343 domain-containing protein — protein sequence MRTFLICTLSFVVLFSSAHAGQPAVRTGIEVLKERGFNILQGKRAGLITNPTGVDGQLTSTIDILFAAPGVKLVALFGPEHGVRGDFAAGDQVDTYTDARTGLPVHSLYGKTRKPTPEMLAGIDILVYDIQDNGCRSYTYISTMGLAMEAAAAAKIPFVVLDRPNPLGGIRIEGSLVEKPFTSFVSQFPVPYVYGLTCGELATFLNGEKLLAGGATCDLIVVPMKGWNRSMTFPETGLEWVPPSPHQPRDISAFYYVCTGILGELGVISEGVGYTLPFQVFAAEWIDAGAMADAMNAFRLPGVLFRPIVFKPFYGRSTGKTLKGVQVHLIDPAKVNLMALQFRFLQAHHELYPDKNPFTLADPSRITMFDKVVGTDRVRQLFTRRMRYEDVEGSLQKDVEGFRVRAERYFLYK from the coding sequence ATGCGAACGTTCCTGATCTGCACACTCTCTTTCGTGGTACTCTTCTCATCGGCCCACGCGGGTCAACCGGCCGTGCGCACCGGCATTGAAGTGCTGAAGGAACGAGGATTCAACATCCTCCAGGGGAAACGGGCAGGGCTCATCACCAATCCCACGGGCGTCGACGGACAACTCACCTCCACGATCGATATCCTGTTCGCGGCCCCGGGCGTGAAGCTCGTCGCCCTCTTCGGACCGGAACACGGCGTGCGGGGCGACTTCGCGGCGGGTGACCAGGTGGACACCTACACGGACGCGCGCACCGGCCTCCCGGTCCACTCCCTCTACGGCAAGACACGGAAACCGACCCCGGAGATGCTGGCCGGTATCGACATCCTCGTGTACGATATCCAGGACAACGGATGCCGTTCGTACACCTACATCAGCACCATGGGCCTCGCCATGGAGGCCGCGGCGGCGGCAAAGATCCCCTTCGTCGTCCTGGACCGCCCGAACCCTCTGGGCGGGATCAGGATCGAAGGGAGTCTTGTCGAGAAGCCGTTCACGTCGTTCGTCAGCCAGTTCCCGGTCCCGTATGTCTATGGACTCACCTGCGGTGAACTCGCCACATTCCTGAACGGGGAGAAATTGCTGGCGGGCGGGGCAACCTGCGACCTCATCGTGGTCCCGATGAAAGGGTGGAACCGGAGTATGACGTTCCCCGAGACCGGCCTGGAGTGGGTTCCGCCGTCTCCCCATCAACCACGGGACATCTCCGCGTTCTATTATGTCTGCACCGGGATACTCGGCGAACTCGGCGTGATCTCGGAAGGCGTCGGCTACACCCTCCCCTTCCAGGTCTTTGCTGCGGAGTGGATCGATGCCGGCGCGATGGCAGATGCGATGAATGCGTTCCGGTTGCCCGGGGTGCTCTTCCGCCCTATCGTGTTCAAGCCGTTCTATGGCCGCTCCACCGGAAAGACACTGAAGGGTGTCCAGGTCCATCTGATCGATCCGGCGAAGGTGAACCTCATGGCCCTGCAGTTCCGGTTCCTCCAGGCGCATCACGAACTCTATCCGGACAAGAACCCATTCACGCTGGCCGATCCTTCGCGTATCACGATGTTCGACAAGGTCGTGGGCACAGACCGTGTCCGGCAGCTGTTCACGCGGAGGATGCGCTACGAAGACGTGGAGGGATCGCTGCAGAAGGACGTGGAAGGGTTCAGGGTGAGGGCGGAACGATACTTCCTTTATAAGTGA
- a CDS encoding serine hydrolase, whose protein sequence is MFRLTVRPHQCIAAVSAVLLLSCSSQPPVQKADPPVAPPPATAVVTRDRSHWVDSVLASMTVEQKIGQMMMVGVSGHYFSSTTDPYARLVRLVRERQIGGAILWRGDVYESALRLNTLQAMSNVPLLVSADLERGVPMRVRRGTPFPDAMAIGATRNTQYAYDVGRAIAREARTLGVHQNYAPVADVNTNPSNPVINTRAFGSDPGLVEGMVDAFIRGTQSAGVLATVKHFPGHGDTGTDSHLDLPAIPYSRARLDSVELVPFRAAVRAGVQSVMIGHLLVPGLDPSRSVPSSLSPAIVTGVLQREFGFGGLIVTDAMDMRGITRDYSPGMSSVMAVKAGVDIVLMPPDEESAFAAMTAAARTGEITQERLDRSVRKILKAKWDLGLDTLRTTDPDEIARVVGSREHWNLARTVARASMTLVKNERNTVPFEARKARRITSIVLSDTDNGLMEVSRPGNTSIVEQPGAYFNALLRQRSMRLEAYRLSPVSNAIDIDAALARIRKADLLVLPVFVKVRTSSGTVDMPSGLQPFLKKVADLDVPTVVVLFGNPYLAGPLSWADAVLCAYGDTEPQVEAAAEALFGEIDLCGKLPVTVSGRFALGTGAMCSRDRLRYDDPVTAGFDTDSLRQLDRIIERAIADSAFPAAELAVVRDGMLIYNKSFGTFTYDRTSRPIDNTTMFDLASVSKVIGTTSAVMKLVDNGQLRLDDTVGMYLPPFASGPKAAITIRQLITHRAGFPPFRRFFLMCSTATAAIDSVFATDLIAVPGDTTIYSDIGMITMGKVVEKITGMPLEAFVRKEFFEPLGMTRTMYAPPESLALQCAPTEIDTLWRKRLVQGQVHDENAALLNGVAGHAGLFSTASDLAIYMQMLLNKGAYGGTRYLKESTVVEFTRKYVQGQDRYLGWDMKSSTGSSAGSLFSPSSFGHLGFTGTSVWTDPDRRISVILLTNRVHPTRANQKIQRIRPAVHDMVIRALK, encoded by the coding sequence ATGTTCCGTCTCACCGTTCGTCCCCATCAGTGCATTGCCGCAGTGTCTGCTGTCCTGCTGCTCTCGTGTTCCTCGCAACCCCCGGTGCAGAAGGCTGACCCTCCCGTCGCCCCTCCGCCGGCCACGGCCGTTGTCACCCGCGATCGTTCGCACTGGGTGGATAGCGTCCTGGCATCCATGACCGTTGAACAGAAGATCGGTCAGATGATGATGGTCGGCGTCTCCGGCCACTATTTCAGTTCCACGACCGATCCGTACGCGCGCCTGGTGCGGCTCGTCCGCGAACGGCAGATCGGCGGCGCGATCCTCTGGCGCGGCGATGTGTACGAGTCGGCCTTGCGCCTCAATACCCTGCAGGCCATGTCCAATGTGCCGCTGCTCGTGAGCGCCGACCTCGAACGTGGCGTCCCGATGCGTGTGCGGCGCGGGACGCCCTTCCCCGACGCCATGGCGATCGGTGCGACGCGCAATACGCAGTATGCCTATGACGTCGGCCGTGCGATCGCGCGCGAAGCACGCACCCTCGGGGTGCATCAGAACTACGCGCCGGTCGCCGACGTGAACACCAATCCATCGAACCCGGTGATCAATACACGGGCCTTTGGCAGTGACCCCGGACTCGTGGAAGGAATGGTGGATGCCTTCATCCGGGGCACGCAAAGTGCCGGCGTCCTTGCGACGGTGAAGCACTTTCCCGGCCACGGCGATACCGGAACGGATTCCCATCTGGACCTTCCGGCGATCCCATACTCCCGTGCCCGGCTGGACTCGGTGGAGCTTGTCCCGTTCCGCGCAGCGGTGCGGGCCGGCGTGCAGTCGGTCATGATCGGGCACCTGCTGGTCCCGGGACTCGATCCGTCCCGATCCGTGCCCTCCTCATTGTCGCCGGCCATTGTGACCGGGGTCCTGCAGCGAGAGTTCGGGTTCGGCGGGTTGATCGTCACCGATGCGATGGATATGCGTGGGATCACCCGCGATTATTCACCCGGCATGTCGAGTGTGATGGCGGTGAAGGCCGGGGTGGATATCGTCCTGATGCCGCCCGACGAGGAATCCGCGTTCGCGGCCATGACGGCAGCAGCGCGCACAGGAGAGATCACGCAGGAGCGATTGGACCGGTCGGTGAGGAAGATCCTGAAAGCGAAATGGGACCTCGGGCTGGATACACTCCGGACGACCGACCCGGATGAGATCGCACGTGTCGTGGGAAGCCGCGAACACTGGAACCTCGCACGTACGGTTGCGCGTGCGTCCATGACCCTCGTGAAGAATGAGCGGAATACGGTACCGTTCGAGGCCCGGAAGGCACGGCGTATCACATCGATCGTGCTTTCGGACACGGACAACGGCCTCATGGAGGTATCGCGCCCGGGGAATACCTCGATCGTGGAACAGCCCGGCGCCTATTTCAATGCACTGCTGCGTCAACGCAGTATGCGGCTCGAGGCCTACCGTCTCTCGCCGGTCAGCAATGCCATCGATATCGATGCGGCACTCGCGCGGATACGGAAAGCCGATCTTCTTGTCCTTCCGGTGTTCGTCAAGGTGCGGACGTCGAGCGGCACGGTGGATATGCCATCCGGCCTGCAGCCATTCCTGAAGAAGGTGGCGGACCTTGATGTTCCGACCGTGGTCGTCCTGTTCGGCAATCCCTATCTGGCCGGCCCGTTGTCCTGGGCTGATGCGGTGTTGTGCGCCTATGGTGACACCGAGCCGCAGGTGGAAGCCGCGGCAGAAGCACTCTTCGGGGAGATCGATCTCTGTGGCAAATTGCCGGTGACCGTCAGCGGGAGGTTCGCGCTTGGCACGGGCGCGATGTGTTCACGCGACCGCTTGCGGTACGACGACCCCGTCACGGCAGGGTTCGATACGGACAGTCTGCGGCAATTGGACCGGATCATCGAGCGCGCGATCGCAGATTCGGCCTTCCCGGCGGCAGAACTTGCCGTGGTGCGCGATGGCATGCTGATCTATAATAAGTCGTTCGGCACCTTCACCTATGACCGCACGAGCAGGCCGATCGACAATACCACCATGTTCGACCTTGCCTCGGTCAGCAAGGTGATCGGAACAACGTCCGCGGTGATGAAGCTGGTCGACAACGGACAGCTCAGGTTGGATGATACGGTGGGGATGTACCTCCCCCCATTCGCTTCGGGGCCGAAGGCGGCGATCACCATCCGTCAGCTCATCACCCACCGTGCAGGATTCCCGCCGTTCCGGAGGTTTTTCCTGATGTGTTCAACTGCCACGGCGGCCATCGATTCGGTGTTTGCGACCGATCTTATTGCGGTGCCGGGCGATACCACCATCTACAGCGACATCGGCATGATCACGATGGGCAAAGTGGTCGAGAAGATCACGGGGATGCCGCTGGAGGCTTTTGTCCGAAAAGAGTTCTTCGAGCCGCTCGGGATGACGCGCACGATGTATGCCCCACCGGAGAGCCTGGCCCTGCAATGCGCACCGACGGAGATCGACACGCTCTGGCGCAAGCGGCTGGTGCAGGGACAGGTGCACGATGAGAATGCCGCCTTGCTCAACGGCGTTGCCGGACATGCCGGGCTGTTCTCTACTGCGTCGGACCTCGCCATCTATATGCAGATGCTCCTGAACAAGGGAGCGTATGGAGGGACCCGGTACCTGAAGGAAAGCACCGTCGTCGAGTTCACCCGAAAATACGTGCAGGGGCAGGACCGTTACCTTGGGTGGGACATGAAATCCTCCACGGGGTCATCCGCCGGATCACTCTTCTCGCCGTCATCGTTCGGGCATCTCGGGTTCACGGGTACGTCCGTCTGGACCGATCCCGACCGGAGGATCAGTGTGATCCTTCTGACGAACCGCGTGCATCCGACCAGGGCGAACCAGAAGATCCAGCGCATCCGGCCGGCGGTGCATGATATGGTGATCAGAGCATTGAAGTAG
- a CDS encoding HD domain-containing protein, whose translation MIRSAIIEKAEALVATLYRERIPSWARYHTLEHTREVVAACVEIGTGMNLTDEEMEIIVLAAWFHDAGYLEGADEHEARSAVIAEDFLRKQGYPALRIPLVKGCIAATRIPQRPTTALERIVCDADLMYIGGPRFKEHSDALRDEWQTRMGIIYGEVEWLQKNIEFVGSCEFHTGFVRRTYGAMRSRNLSHLYELLDHAGSGNR comes from the coding sequence ATGATACGATCGGCGATCATAGAGAAGGCTGAGGCGCTGGTGGCAACGCTCTACAGGGAACGGATCCCTTCCTGGGCGCGTTATCATACGCTCGAACACACGCGCGAGGTGGTGGCGGCCTGCGTGGAGATCGGAACGGGAATGAACCTCACGGACGAGGAGATGGAGATCATCGTCCTCGCGGCATGGTTTCACGACGCCGGATATCTCGAGGGGGCTGATGAGCATGAAGCGCGGAGCGCGGTGATCGCGGAGGATTTCCTGAGGAAGCAGGGGTATCCGGCCCTGCGGATCCCTCTTGTGAAGGGATGCATCGCGGCAACGAGGATCCCCCAGCGGCCGACCACAGCCCTTGAACGGATCGTGTGTGACGCCGACCTGATGTATATCGGCGGCCCCCGGTTCAAAGAGCACAGCGATGCCTTGCGGGACGAATGGCAGACGAGGATGGGGATCATCTACGGGGAGGTGGAGTGGCTTCAGAAAAACATAGAGTTTGTGGGGAGTTGCGAGTTCCATACGGGCTTCGTCCGGCGTACCTACGGGGCTATGCGCAGCCGCAATTTATCGCACCTGTACGAGCTCTTGGACCATGCCGGGTCCGGAAACCGATAA
- a CDS encoding dihydrofolate reductase: protein MRRLVYNVAMSLDGFIADPDGGYDWIVMDDSIDFGALFARFDTLLMGRKTYEVVRSQGPGGPGADKETIVVSQTLRPEAHPGITLIQDRIAERVAGLKRAPGKDIWLFGGGELFRLLLDAGLVDAIEVAVMPVMLGTGIPVLPAGHGTGRLHLASSRTLSSGIVLLSYDTAKKS, encoded by the coding sequence ATGAGAAGACTCGTCTACAACGTCGCGATGAGCCTCGATGGGTTCATTGCCGATCCGGACGGTGGGTACGATTGGATCGTCATGGATGACAGCATCGACTTCGGCGCCCTGTTCGCGCGGTTCGATACGCTCCTCATGGGCCGCAAGACCTATGAGGTCGTGCGGTCGCAAGGCCCCGGCGGGCCGGGCGCGGACAAGGAGACCATCGTCGTTTCGCAGACACTCAGGCCGGAGGCGCATCCCGGCATCACGCTCATCCAGGACCGGATCGCGGAACGCGTTGCCGGTCTGAAGCGCGCTCCCGGAAAGGACATCTGGCTCTTCGGTGGCGGCGAACTCTTCCGCCTGCTCCTCGATGCCGGTCTCGTCGATGCGATCGAGGTCGCCGTCATGCCCGTCATGCTTGGTACGGGGATCCCGGTCCTTCCTGCCGGCCATGGCACTGGCCGGCTTCACCTCGCATCATCCCGTACGCTGTCTAGCGGGATCGTCCTGCTCAGCTATGATACGGCGAAGAAATCCTGA
- a CDS encoding thermonuclease family protein has translation MFARTWITLLFPLLLSAGITGTVIGIHDGDTLRLRTGNATVKVRLFGIDAPELGQPFSRASREKLSALTYGKTVTLIPHGKDAFKRQLAEVLLDDGTNVNHEMVRTGMAYYFRRYARSKALEGMEDEARRDRRGVWSVDGSVPPWEYRKREQKK, from the coding sequence ATGTTTGCCCGCACATGGATCACCTTACTGTTCCCGCTTCTTTTGTCGGCCGGGATCACCGGAACCGTCATCGGCATCCATGACGGCGATACGCTTCGCCTCCGGACGGGCAACGCGACCGTGAAGGTCCGGCTCTTCGGCATCGATGCCCCCGAACTGGGACAACCGTTCTCCCGTGCTTCGCGAGAGAAGCTGTCAGCGCTCACGTATGGCAAGACGGTCACCCTCATCCCCCACGGCAAGGATGCGTTCAAGCGCCAACTCGCTGAAGTGCTCCTCGATGACGGAACGAATGTCAATCACGAGATGGTCCGCACAGGGATGGCGTACTACTTCCGCAGGTACGCACGCAGCAAGGCGCTGGAAGGCATGGAAGACGAGGCCCGCCGCGATCGGCGCGGTGTGTGGAGCGTCGATGGATCGGTGCCTCCGTGGGAGTACAGGAAACGGGAACAGAAAAAATGA
- a CDS encoding 3'-5' exonuclease, with amino-acid sequence MLTLKRPLVFFDIESTGLDTVNDRIVEIAFVKCGLDLRPIEQLHFLLDPGMPIPPASTAVHHITDADVQGKPKFKDVAQEMLAFLAGCDLGGYNLLRFDVPMLGLEFEHAGIVFPAEDTKIVDSHTIFIKQEPRNLTAAYALYCNKVLEGAHSALADTMATAEVFLGQVQRYEDLPSTVEELHTFCGADEIVDPARYLKRLPQGVVYNFGKHKGVPVGDEPGYADWILSKDFPASTKMHLSKALGRPWPPARPAGGRS; translated from the coding sequence ATGCTCACCCTCAAACGCCCCCTGGTCTTCTTCGATATCGAGTCTACAGGCCTTGATACCGTCAACGACCGTATCGTGGAGATCGCCTTCGTCAAATGCGGCCTGGATCTCCGGCCGATCGAGCAGCTGCATTTTCTGCTCGATCCCGGCATGCCGATCCCGCCCGCCTCGACGGCGGTGCATCATATCACCGATGCCGACGTGCAAGGGAAACCGAAGTTCAAGGATGTCGCCCAGGAGATGCTGGCATTCCTCGCCGGCTGCGATCTGGGGGGATACAATCTGCTCCGGTTCGATGTGCCGATGCTCGGTCTGGAATTCGAACATGCGGGGATCGTCTTTCCTGCAGAGGACACGAAGATCGTGGATTCGCATACGATCTTCATCAAGCAGGAGCCCCGGAACCTCACCGCCGCCTACGCACTCTACTGCAACAAGGTCCTGGAGGGTGCACACTCGGCATTGGCGGATACCATGGCGACCGCAGAGGTGTTCCTCGGACAGGTCCAACGCTATGAGGATCTGCCGTCGACCGTCGAAGAGCTCCACACGTTCTGCGGCGCGGACGAGATCGTCGATCCGGCAAGGTACCTGAAACGTCTCCCGCAGGGCGTCGTCTACAATTTCGGAAAGCACAAGGGGGTGCCCGTCGGCGATGAGCCCGGCTATGCCGACTGGATCCTCTCCAAGGATTTCCCCGCTTCCACGAAGATGCATCTTTCCAAAGCCCTTGGACGTCCCTGGCCCCCGGCCAGACCGGCTGGAGGGAGGTCGTGA